In a single window of the Motilibacter peucedani genome:
- the der gene encoding ribosome biogenesis GTPase Der: MTSGPMGPTGTDPAALDASDTTSLDEHPLADSDDDYDDEFADDENFVIDDDDLEEPSDDEFELGDDPLDGLILPVLAVVGRPNVGKSTLVNRILGRREAVVEDVPGVTRDRVAYDASWSGRQFTLVDTGGWERDVTGLAARVAEQAELAVAAADAVLLVVDATVGATDTEDAVVRVLRRAGKPVVLAANKVDDQKAESDALALWNLGLGEPYPVSALHGRGSGDLLDAIIAVLPQPRPAEAVPQGPRRVALVGRPNVGKSSLLNALAGEDRVVVDPTAGTTRDPVDELVELGGRDWRFVDTAGIRRRVHLQQGADYYASLRTKTAVDKAEVAVLLLDASEPLAEQDIRIASMVSESGRALVLAFNKWDLLDEERHEILEREIDRDLAMVRWAPRVNISAMTKRHLDKLVPALDTALEGWETRVPTARLNSFLGQLVSATPPPVRGGKQPKILFATQAGAAPPRFVLFTSGFLEAGYRRFIERRLREEFGFAGSPISISVRVREKKKR, from the coding sequence ATGACCAGCGGTCCGATGGGCCCCACGGGCACCGACCCGGCAGCGCTCGACGCGTCGGACACGACCTCGCTCGACGAGCACCCGCTGGCCGACAGCGACGACGACTACGACGACGAGTTCGCCGACGACGAGAACTTCGTCATCGACGACGACGACCTCGAAGAGCCCTCCGACGACGAGTTCGAGCTCGGCGACGACCCGCTCGACGGGCTCATCCTGCCGGTGCTCGCCGTGGTCGGCCGGCCCAACGTCGGCAAGTCGACGCTGGTCAACCGCATCCTCGGCCGTCGTGAGGCGGTCGTCGAGGACGTGCCGGGCGTGACGCGCGACCGCGTCGCCTACGACGCGTCGTGGTCGGGCCGGCAGTTCACCCTGGTCGACACCGGCGGGTGGGAGCGCGACGTCACCGGGCTCGCCGCCCGCGTGGCCGAGCAGGCCGAGCTCGCCGTGGCCGCGGCCGACGCCGTGCTGCTCGTCGTCGACGCGACCGTCGGCGCCACCGACACCGAGGACGCGGTGGTGCGCGTGCTGCGCCGGGCCGGCAAGCCGGTCGTCCTCGCCGCCAACAAGGTCGACGACCAGAAGGCCGAGTCCGACGCCCTGGCGCTGTGGAACCTCGGGCTGGGCGAGCCCTACCCCGTCTCGGCCCTGCACGGCCGGGGGAGCGGTGACCTGCTCGACGCGATCATCGCCGTGCTGCCCCAGCCGCGTCCGGCGGAGGCCGTGCCCCAGGGCCCGCGGCGGGTGGCGCTCGTGGGGCGTCCCAACGTCGGCAAGTCGAGCCTGCTCAACGCGCTCGCGGGCGAGGACCGCGTGGTCGTCGACCCGACCGCGGGAACGACCCGCGACCCGGTCGACGAGCTCGTCGAGCTCGGCGGCCGCGACTGGCGCTTCGTCGACACCGCCGGCATCCGGCGCCGCGTGCACCTGCAGCAGGGCGCCGACTACTACGCCTCGCTGCGCACCAAGACCGCCGTCGACAAGGCCGAGGTGGCCGTGCTGCTGCTCGACGCCAGCGAGCCGCTGGCCGAGCAGGACATCCGCATCGCCTCGATGGTCTCGGAGTCCGGTCGGGCGCTGGTCCTCGCCTTCAACAAGTGGGACCTGCTCGACGAGGAGCGCCACGAGATCCTCGAGCGCGAGATCGACCGCGACCTCGCGATGGTGCGCTGGGCGCCGCGGGTCAACATCTCGGCGATGACCAAGCGCCACCTCGACAAGCTGGTGCCGGCGCTCGACACCGCCCTCGAGGGGTGGGAGACGCGCGTGCCGACCGCGCGGCTCAACTCCTTCCTCGGCCAGCTCGTGTCGGCGACGCCGCCGCCGGTCCGCGGGGGCAAGCAGCCGAAGATCCTGTTCGCCACGCAGGCCGGTGCGGCCCCGCCGCGCTTCGTGCTCTTCACGTCGGGCTTCCTCGAGGCCGGCTACCGCCGCTTCATCGAGCGGCGGCTGCGCGAGGAGTTCGGCTTCGCCGGCAGCCCGATCTCGATCTCGGTGCGCGTCCGCGAGAAGAAGAAGCGCTGA
- a CDS encoding CDP-alcohol phosphatidyltransferase family protein has product MDGPPPPELVPTDRVLTVPNALSALRLVGVPFFLWLVLDHHDGWALALLVVSGLTDWLDGKIARATGTTSRLGALLDPAADRLYIVATLVGLTIRGVLPLWVPVVLVARELVLGVALLVLRRHGYGPLPVHFLGKAATANLLYAFPLLLLGDGRGTLESTADAFGWAFAVWGTVLYWYAGVLYLAQARELLRRVPRLRVGKALS; this is encoded by the coding sequence ATGGACGGACCGCCTCCGCCCGAGCTCGTGCCGACCGACCGCGTGCTCACCGTGCCCAACGCGCTGTCGGCGCTGCGCCTGGTGGGCGTGCCCTTCTTCCTCTGGCTCGTGCTCGACCACCACGACGGGTGGGCGCTGGCGCTGCTCGTGGTGAGCGGGCTGACCGACTGGCTCGACGGCAAGATCGCCCGGGCCACGGGCACGACGAGCCGGCTCGGCGCGCTGCTCGACCCGGCCGCCGACCGGCTCTACATCGTCGCGACGCTGGTCGGGCTGACCATCCGAGGCGTGCTGCCGCTGTGGGTGCCGGTCGTGCTGGTGGCGCGCGAGCTGGTCCTGGGCGTCGCACTGCTCGTGCTGCGGCGCCACGGGTACGGCCCGCTGCCGGTGCACTTCCTCGGCAAGGCGGCGACCGCGAACCTGCTCTACGCCTTCCCGCTGCTGCTGCTCGGCGACGGCCGCGGGACGCTCGAGTCCACGGCCGACGCCTTCGGCTGGGCCTTCGCGGTCTGGGGCACGGTCCTCTACTGGTACGCAGGGGTGCTCTACCTCGCGCAGGCGCGCGAGCTGCTCCGGCGCGTACCCCGCCTGCGAGTGGGAAAGGCACTCTCGTGA
- a CDS encoding mannose-1-phosphate guanyltransferase, with protein sequence MKAVVMAGGEGTRLRPMTASMPKPLLPVVNRPIMEHVLRLLRSHGFDETVVTVQFLAALVRNYFGDGEDLGMSLQYATEETPLGTAGSVRNAAHLLKDDTFVVISGDALTDIDLTSLVKAHRQRGALVTVCLKRVENPLDFGITILDEDERIQRFLEKPTWGQVFSDTVNTGIYVMEPEVLELVTAGETVDWSGDVFPKLLERGAPVYGYVADGYWEDVGTQESYLRAQADVLNGNVDVQIDGFEVSPGVWIAEGADVDPDAKLVGPLYVGDYAKVEGGATLREHTVLGSNVVVKSGAFLERAVVHDNVFIGPHASLRACVIGKNTDVMRSARVEENAVIGDECVIEEEAIVQSGVKVYPFKTVEAGAVVNQSVIFESRGQRSLFGPRGVSGIVNVEITPELAVRLASAWATTLPKGSTVITACDHSRGARTIKRAVIAALNSSALNVEDLEAVPLPVARLQTADGGVGGVYIRTTRGLPESIDIVLLDGAGADLSQSGQRKVERVLSRQEYRRAFPGEIGDLQWPSRVGEGYVTALLHRLDTRGVAEAELKVVVDTGGGPAALILPPLLGRLSIDVLTIGNRLDETYPTETREGRQVALERLGELVASSGAAFGVRFDPVGERISLADETGRPVPDERALLVVLDLVAAEKNRGVVALPVTTTRVSEAVARFHGVRIAWTGTSSAQLAAAAHDPDLVLGADGRGGFVVPESSGIVDGIAAFVHLVGLVARTQLQLSEINARIPTSHIVRRSIPTPWAAKGSVMRAVVEAAGDRQVDTTDGVRVVERDGSWTLVLPDPSEPVTHLWAEGSNDAAAEAMLDEWALVVERANR encoded by the coding sequence GTGAAAGCCGTCGTGATGGCGGGCGGTGAGGGCACCCGGCTGCGGCCGATGACGGCCAGCATGCCCAAGCCGCTGCTGCCCGTGGTCAACCGGCCGATCATGGAGCACGTCCTGCGCCTGCTGCGCTCCCACGGCTTCGACGAGACCGTCGTGACCGTCCAGTTCCTCGCCGCGCTGGTGCGCAACTACTTCGGCGACGGCGAGGACCTCGGGATGTCGCTGCAGTACGCGACCGAGGAGACCCCGCTCGGCACGGCGGGCAGCGTGCGCAACGCCGCCCACCTGCTCAAGGACGACACCTTCGTGGTGATCAGCGGCGACGCCCTCACCGACATCGACCTGACCTCGCTGGTCAAGGCCCACCGCCAGCGCGGCGCGCTGGTCACGGTGTGCCTCAAGCGCGTCGAGAACCCCCTCGACTTCGGCATCACGATCCTCGACGAGGACGAGCGCATCCAGCGGTTCCTCGAGAAGCCCACCTGGGGGCAGGTCTTCTCGGACACCGTCAACACCGGCATCTACGTGATGGAGCCCGAGGTCCTCGAGCTCGTCACCGCGGGGGAGACGGTCGACTGGTCGGGCGACGTGTTCCCGAAGCTCCTCGAGCGCGGCGCCCCGGTCTACGGCTACGTCGCCGACGGCTACTGGGAGGACGTCGGCACCCAGGAGTCCTACCTGCGCGCGCAGGCCGACGTCCTCAACGGCAACGTCGACGTGCAGATCGACGGGTTCGAGGTCTCGCCCGGTGTCTGGATTGCCGAGGGCGCCGACGTCGACCCCGACGCCAAGCTCGTCGGCCCGCTCTACGTCGGCGACTACGCCAAGGTCGAGGGCGGCGCGACGCTGCGCGAGCACACCGTGCTGGGCAGCAACGTCGTCGTGAAGAGCGGCGCCTTCCTCGAGCGCGCCGTCGTGCACGACAACGTCTTCATCGGCCCGCACGCCAGCCTGCGCGCCTGCGTCATCGGCAAGAACACCGACGTCATGCGCAGCGCGCGCGTCGAGGAGAACGCCGTCATCGGTGACGAGTGCGTCATCGAGGAGGAGGCGATCGTCCAGTCGGGGGTCAAGGTCTACCCCTTCAAGACGGTCGAGGCCGGCGCGGTCGTCAACCAGAGCGTCATCTTCGAGTCGCGCGGCCAGCGCAGCCTGTTCGGCCCGCGCGGCGTCAGCGGCATCGTCAACGTCGAGATCACCCCCGAGCTCGCCGTGCGCCTCGCCAGCGCCTGGGCGACGACGCTGCCCAAGGGCTCGACGGTCATCACGGCCTGCGACCACAGCCGCGGCGCCCGCACCATCAAGCGCGCGGTCATCGCCGCCCTCAACAGCTCGGCGCTCAACGTCGAGGACCTCGAGGCCGTGCCGCTGCCCGTCGCGCGCCTGCAGACCGCCGACGGCGGCGTCGGCGGCGTCTACATCCGCACCACCCGCGGGCTGCCCGAGAGCATCGACATCGTCCTGCTCGACGGCGCCGGCGCCGACCTCAGCCAGAGCGGGCAGCGCAAGGTCGAGCGCGTCCTCTCCCGCCAGGAGTACCGCCGCGCCTTCCCCGGCGAGATCGGCGACCTGCAGTGGCCCAGCCGGGTCGGCGAGGGCTACGTCACCGCCCTGCTGCACCGGCTCGACACCCGCGGCGTCGCCGAGGCCGAGCTCAAGGTCGTCGTCGACACCGGCGGCGGCCCGGCCGCGCTGATCCTGCCGCCCCTGCTCGGCCGGCTCAGCATCGACGTGCTCACCATCGGCAACCGGCTCGACGAGACCTACCCCACCGAGACCCGCGAGGGCCGGCAGGTCGCGCTCGAGCGGCTCGGCGAGCTCGTCGCCTCCTCGGGCGCGGCCTTCGGGGTGCGCTTCGACCCCGTGGGCGAGCGCATCTCCCTCGCCGACGAGACGGGTCGGCCGGTGCCTGACGAGCGCGCCCTGCTCGTGGTGCTCGACCTGGTCGCAGCGGAGAAGAACCGCGGCGTCGTGGCCCTGCCGGTCACCACGACGCGGGTCAGCGAGGCGGTCGCGAGGTTCCACGGCGTACGCATCGCCTGGACCGGTACGTCGTCGGCCCAGCTCGCGGCGGCCGCGCACGACCCCGACCTCGTCCTCGGCGCCGACGGCCGCGGCGGGTTCGTGGTGCCGGAGTCCAGCGGCATCGTCGACGGCATCGCGGCCTTCGTCCACCTGGTCGGCCTGGTCGCCCGCACCCAGCTCCAGCTCTCGGAGATCAACGCCCGCATCCCCACCTCGCACATCGTGCGCCGCTCGATCCCGACGCCGTGGGCGGCGAAGGGATCGGTCATGCGCGCGGTGGTCGAGGCGGCCGGCGACCGGCAGGTCGACACGACCGACGGCGTACGCGTCGTCGAGCGCGACGGCAGCTGGACCCTCGTGCTCCCGGACCCCTCCGAACCGGTCACGCACCTGTGGGCCGAGGGGTCGAACGACGCCGCTGCGGAGGCGATGCTCGACGAGTGGGCGCTCGTCGTCGAACGCGCCAACCGCTAG
- a CDS encoding DUF881 domain-containing protein, translated as MTTGAAPQARPDATMALVDELLLHRGESAYAVAARNPHPGAARVALVGLVVAGLVLGVAAAEHRATRPAASADRAGLVEAVQARSRSVDTERAELARLRAGIAALRASPAPSAVPSPDPAAAAAAGLAALRGPGVAVTVDDPADRSAPRVEDRDLQLVVDGLWAAGATGVAVDGNRLTSLTAIRTAGSAVLVGYRAVSPPYTVLATGPAALRSRFVAGAGGALLSELADAYGVRWSARSRSSVALPAATASLRVASPGPTR; from the coding sequence GTGACGACCGGCGCGGCTCCGCAGGCGCGCCCGGACGCGACCATGGCGCTGGTCGACGAGCTGCTGCTGCACCGCGGCGAGAGCGCCTACGCCGTCGCCGCCCGCAACCCGCACCCCGGCGCGGCCCGCGTGGCGCTGGTCGGGCTGGTGGTGGCCGGGCTGGTGCTCGGCGTCGCGGCCGCGGAGCACCGGGCGACCCGGCCGGCCGCCTCGGCCGACCGGGCGGGGCTCGTCGAGGCGGTGCAGGCCCGCTCCCGCTCCGTCGACACCGAGCGCGCGGAGCTCGCCCGCCTGCGCGCGGGGATCGCGGCGCTGCGCGCGTCGCCGGCCCCGTCGGCGGTGCCGTCGCCCGACCCGGCGGCCGCTGCCGCCGCCGGCCTCGCCGCGCTCCGCGGGCCAGGGGTCGCGGTGACGGTCGACGACCCGGCCGACCGGTCGGCGCCGCGCGTCGAGGACCGCGACCTCCAGCTCGTGGTCGACGGGCTGTGGGCGGCCGGCGCGACCGGCGTCGCTGTCGACGGCAACCGCCTGACCTCGCTCACCGCGATCCGCACTGCGGGCAGCGCCGTGCTCGTCGGCTACCGCGCGGTCTCCCCGCCCTACACGGTGCTGGCGACCGGGCCCGCAGCCCTGCGCTCGCGCTTCGTCGCCGGCGCCGGCGGAGCGCTGCTCTCCGAGCTGGCCGACGCCTACGGCGTGCGGTGGAGCGCGCGCTCGCGCAGCAGCGTCGCGCTGCCCGCCGCCACCGCCTCCCTGCGCGTCGCGAGCCCGGGACCGACCCGGTGA
- a CDS encoding small basic family protein: MIPVLGLVVGVVAGLVLHPTVPLWLQPYLPIAVVAALDAVFGACRAALDGVFDERVFVVSFLSNTVVAALIVYLGDQLGVGGQLSTGVVIVLGVRIFANVAAIRRRLFGA; the protein is encoded by the coding sequence GTGATCCCCGTCCTCGGGCTCGTCGTCGGCGTCGTCGCCGGCCTCGTGCTGCACCCCACGGTCCCGCTCTGGCTGCAGCCCTACCTGCCCATCGCGGTCGTCGCGGCGCTCGACGCGGTGTTCGGCGCGTGCCGCGCGGCGCTCGACGGCGTCTTCGACGAGCGGGTGTTCGTCGTGTCGTTCCTGTCCAACACGGTGGTCGCTGCGCTGATCGTCTACCTCGGCGACCAGCTGGGCGTCGGCGGGCAGCTCTCCACCGGGGTCGTGATCGTGCTCGGCGTGCGCATCTTCGCCAACGTCGCGGCCATCCGGCGCCGGCTGTTCGGGGCCTAG
- a CDS encoding DUF881 domain-containing protein, with product MRPLPPLRARPRAQVAVGVVLALVGFAAVVQARSSGTSSLSGLRQTELVRILDDSEARSEQLAEELRTLQQDYDSLSRGRAADAAAAADARRRADELGILAGTLRATGPGVEVRIPDPQGRVRAVALLDLVQELRDAGAEAIQIGSVRVVVSTALEESAQGVRVDGTVVPQPYVVLAVGPAADLASALGIPGGVVESLQAAGVSPQVSQRASVLVSALHPG from the coding sequence GTGCGACCGCTGCCCCCGCTGCGCGCCCGGCCGCGGGCGCAGGTCGCCGTCGGGGTCGTGCTCGCCCTGGTCGGCTTCGCCGCCGTCGTGCAGGCCCGCTCGTCGGGCACCAGCTCGCTGTCGGGGCTGCGCCAGACCGAGCTGGTGCGCATCCTCGACGACTCCGAGGCGCGCTCCGAGCAGCTGGCCGAGGAGCTGCGGACCCTGCAGCAGGACTACGACTCGCTCTCCCGCGGCCGGGCGGCCGACGCCGCGGCCGCGGCCGACGCGCGCCGCCGTGCCGACGAGCTCGGCATCCTCGCCGGCACGTTGCGGGCCACCGGTCCGGGGGTCGAGGTGCGCATCCCCGACCCGCAGGGCCGGGTCCGCGCCGTCGCGCTGCTCGACCTGGTGCAGGAGCTGCGCGACGCGGGCGCCGAGGCGATCCAGATCGGGTCGGTGCGCGTCGTCGTGAGCACCGCGCTCGAGGAGTCGGCGCAAGGGGTCCGCGTCGACGGGACCGTCGTGCCGCAGCCGTACGTCGTGCTCGCCGTCGGCCCCGCGGCCGACCTCGCGTCGGCGCTCGGCATCCCCGGCGGGGTCGTCGAGTCGCTGCAGGCGGCCGGCGTCTCGCCGCAGGTCTCCCAGCGCGCGAGCGTGCTGGTCAGCGCGTTGCATCCCGGTTGA
- the gcvH gene encoding glycine cleavage system protein GcvH yields the protein MLPQDLRYTAQHEWLRESDGVVRVGITDFAQDALGDVVFVQLPAVGDTVTAGESCGEVESTKSVSDVYSPVTGEVVARNEALEQTPELVNSDPYGEGWMFEVRGGAQGGQELLDADAYAALTQQ from the coding sequence GTGCTCCCGCAGGACCTGCGCTACACCGCCCAGCACGAGTGGCTCCGCGAGAGCGACGGCGTCGTGCGCGTCGGCATCACCGACTTCGCGCAGGACGCGCTGGGCGACGTCGTCTTCGTCCAGCTGCCCGCGGTCGGCGACACGGTCACGGCGGGTGAGTCGTGCGGAGAGGTCGAGTCGACCAAGAGCGTCAGCGACGTCTACTCCCCGGTCACCGGCGAGGTCGTGGCCCGCAACGAGGCCCTCGAGCAGACGCCCGAGCTGGTCAACTCCGACCCCTACGGCGAGGGCTGGATGTTCGAGGTGCGCGGCGGCGCGCAGGGCGGTCAGGAGCTGCTCGACGCCGACGCCTACGCCGCCCTCACCCAGCAGTAG
- a CDS encoding FHA domain-containing protein, with protein sequence MSFCTNCGHANDESARFCSSCGTALRTGDMTSALSIQGLAGEPATEPEADAGSFSQADLAAVSALPPGSALLVVRRGPNAGSRFLLDEDVTTAGRHPESDIFLDDVTVSRRHAEFVRTPDGFLVRDVGSLNGTYVNRQRIDSVLLSGGDEVQVGKYRLAYLLSGGGGAKG encoded by the coding sequence ATGTCGTTCTGCACCAACTGCGGGCACGCCAACGACGAGTCGGCCCGCTTCTGCAGCAGCTGCGGCACCGCCCTGCGCACCGGCGACATGACCAGCGCGCTCTCGATCCAGGGGCTCGCGGGCGAGCCGGCCACCGAGCCCGAGGCCGACGCCGGCTCGTTCTCGCAGGCCGACCTCGCAGCGGTCAGCGCCCTGCCGCCGGGCTCGGCGCTGCTCGTCGTGCGCCGCGGGCCCAACGCCGGCAGCCGGTTCCTGCTCGACGAGGACGTCACCACCGCCGGGCGCCACCCGGAGAGCGACATCTTCCTCGACGACGTCACGGTCTCGCGCCGGCACGCGGAGTTCGTGCGCACGCCTGACGGCTTCCTCGTCCGCGACGTCGGCAGCCTCAACGGCACCTACGTCAACCGCCAGCGCATCGACTCGGTGCTGCTCTCCGGCGGCGACGAGGTCCAGGTCGGCAAGTACCGCCTGGCCTACCTGCTGAGCGGGGGCGGGGGAGCCAAGGGGTGA
- the ftsR gene encoding transcriptional regulator FtsR — MTRSTGSTRSIGEVLSTLRTEFPDVSISKIRFLEAEGLVEPERTASGYRKFSAADVERLRYVLRAQRDAYLPLRVIKEHLEAIDRGLEPPALSAAAPRVPQASLEPADDPDVLAREAFGPDAAATLRLSRRELCEAAGIAEAQLREVESFGLIGEPSATGHYDRDALLVARVVGELARFGVEPRHLRPFRTAAERQAGLVEQASAPLLRQRGADAQARAEEATRELTALTVRLHALLVKAALDRSAGR, encoded by the coding sequence ATGACGCGCTCGACCGGCTCGACCAGGAGCATCGGGGAGGTCCTCTCGACCCTGCGTACCGAGTTCCCCGACGTCAGCATCTCGAAGATCCGCTTCCTCGAGGCTGAAGGTCTGGTCGAGCCTGAGCGCACCGCGTCGGGCTACCGCAAGTTCTCCGCTGCCGACGTCGAGCGGCTGAGGTACGTGCTGCGCGCCCAGCGCGACGCCTACCTCCCGCTGCGGGTGATCAAGGAGCACCTGGAGGCGATCGACCGCGGCCTCGAGCCGCCGGCGCTCTCCGCCGCTGCGCCGCGCGTGCCGCAGGCGAGCCTCGAGCCGGCCGACGACCCCGACGTGCTGGCGCGCGAGGCCTTCGGCCCCGACGCCGCCGCGACCCTGCGCCTCTCCCGGCGCGAGCTGTGCGAGGCCGCCGGCATCGCCGAGGCCCAGCTGCGCGAGGTCGAGTCCTTCGGCCTCATCGGCGAGCCGTCGGCGACCGGCCACTACGACCGCGACGCGCTGCTCGTGGCCAGGGTGGTCGGAGAGCTCGCCCGCTTCGGCGTCGAGCCGCGCCACCTGCGTCCCTTCCGCACCGCGGCCGAGCGCCAGGCCGGGCTCGTCGAGCAGGCCAGCGCACCCCTGCTGCGCCAGCGCGGCGCCGACGCCCAGGCCCGCGCCGAGGAGGCCACCCGCGAGCTGACGGCCCTGACCGTGCGGCTGCACGCGCTGCTCGTGAAGGCGGCGCTCGACCGCTCCGCCGGGCGCTGA
- a CDS encoding bifunctional nuclease family protein codes for MRQLDVVGVRVEMPSNQPIVLLKESDGERYLPIWIGAVEATAIAFAQQGVVPARPLTHDLMRDILDTVGRQLEQVRITALSDGVFYAELQLTGGLQVSSRPSDAIALALRTESPIFCDDGVLDEAAIAIPDEQEDEVEKFREFLDSISPEDFEAGGGQGRQ; via the coding sequence GTGCGCCAACTCGACGTCGTCGGGGTTCGGGTGGAGATGCCCTCGAACCAGCCGATCGTGCTCCTCAAGGAGTCTGACGGGGAGCGCTACCTGCCCATCTGGATCGGTGCGGTCGAGGCCACCGCCATCGCCTTCGCGCAGCAGGGCGTGGTGCCGGCGCGGCCGCTCACCCACGACCTCATGCGCGACATCCTCGACACCGTCGGGCGCCAGCTCGAGCAGGTGCGCATCACCGCCCTGAGCGACGGGGTGTTCTACGCCGAGCTCCAGCTCACCGGCGGCCTGCAGGTGAGCAGCCGGCCCTCCGACGCCATCGCCCTGGCGCTGCGCACCGAGAGCCCGATCTTCTGCGACGACGGCGTGCTCGACGAGGCCGCCATCGCGATACCCGACGAGCAGGAGGACGAGGTCGAGAAGTTCCGCGAGTTCCTCGACTCGATCTCGCCCGAGGACTTCGAGGCCGGCGGCGGCCAGGGGCGGCAGTAG
- a CDS encoding MerR family transcriptional regulator has protein sequence MSGSRGSDSSARPAQVPLPAGLQGTQQELFPDEAAAELEGVGFRGPTACAAAGITYRQLDYWARTGLVEPTVRPASGSGTQRLYSFTDILLLKIVKRLLDTGVSLQNIRTAVTHLRERGAGDLASITLMSDGASVYECTSADEVIDLVQGGQGVFGIAVGRVWREVEGTLAELPGVRADGQEHAAPQGTDELASRRSARKTG, from the coding sequence ATGAGCGGCTCTCGCGGGTCCGACAGCTCGGCGCGCCCTGCGCAGGTCCCGCTGCCCGCCGGGCTGCAGGGCACCCAGCAGGAGCTCTTCCCCGACGAGGCGGCCGCCGAGCTCGAGGGCGTCGGCTTCCGCGGCCCCACCGCGTGCGCCGCAGCCGGCATCACCTACCGCCAGCTCGACTACTGGGCCCGCACCGGCCTCGTCGAGCCCACCGTGCGGCCCGCGTCCGGCTCCGGCACCCAGCGGCTCTACTCCTTCACCGACATCCTGCTGCTCAAGATCGTCAAGCGGCTGCTCGACACCGGCGTCTCGCTCCAGAACATCCGCACCGCGGTGACGCACCTGCGCGAGCGCGGCGCGGGCGACCTCGCCAGCATCACGCTGATGAGCGACGGCGCCAGCGTCTACGAGTGCACCTCGGCCGACGAGGTCATCGACCTGGTCCAGGGCGGCCAGGGCGTGTTCGGCATCGCCGTCGGCCGGGTGTGGCGCGAGGTCGAGGGCACCCTCGCCGAGCTGCCCGGCGTCCGCGCCGACGGCCAGGAGCACGCCGCGCCGCAGGGCACCGACGAGCTGGCCTCTCGCCGCTCGGCCCGCAAGACCGGCTGA